The region ACTGACCACCGGTCTGCGCGCCGACGGCGGCGGCCGAGTTCGTTGCGCCGGTCGGGCCAGTGGCGACCGATGACGTCGGCGCGCTCGCTGTCCCGTCAGCCGCGTTCGTCGCTGCACCCGGGGCAGTCGCCGGTCGAGCAGCGGCCGCGCTGTCCGGCGCTGCGCTCGGACCCGGCGGGGCGCTCGTCGGGCTGGCGGCGGCAGTCGCGTTCGTCGCGGCGGGCCGGGCCGCAGCGGCGGGCTGCGAGCGCTGCGGGCCGGACGGCGACACGCCGCCGCGCTCACCGGCCACCTCGCACCGGATCTGCCAACGCCCGCCCAACTCCTCGTAGAGCGCGTCGGTCAGCACTGCCGAGTGGTCGGCCATCATCTTGGCCAGGACGGTGGACTTCACCGTCAGCACCAGCATGTCGCCGTCGAGTTCGCGGACCACCGCGTCGCGCATCAGGGCGGCGATCCGCTTGTTGGTCCGGTTGACCTTGCCGATCACGTCGGGCCAGACGCGGCGGACCGTGACCGCGTCCAGCGCGGCGGCCGGCGCACCCGGTCGGGGCGGTACGGGTGTGGCCGGGTCGGGGAGCACCGCCGACGGCGGCACCGCACGGCGTGACGCCGACGAGCCACCACCGGAACCAGGGCCGGTCGAGGCGGGGCCGGCCGAACCAGGGCCAGCCGAACCGGGGGCAGCAGAACCGCCGGGAGCAGCCGGGGAGGCGTGTGCCGGCCCGGCGTTGGTCGCCGACGCGCCGGGCGACACCGGGATCGGCGAATCGGCGGTCGGGACGCCCGACGCCGGAGCCCCCGACGTCGGAGCCCCGGACATCGGAGCGCCGGACATCGGAGCGCTCTGGGCAGCGGCGCTCCGGGTCGGGGACGTGGCCGGGTCGACGTCCCACGGCGGTGCGGAGGTCGGGGCGTTGGCGGGTGCGGGGTTGGCGGCAGCCGGAACCGGAGAGGCCTGCTGTGGGCGTACCCCCGGGTTGGTGGTCGGCGAGAAGCCGGCGGCGGCCGACGGCGCGTCGGTGCCGCTCACTGTGAGCCGACGTTCCATCCGTTCCAGGCGCTGGAGCAGGCCGCCGGTGGAGTCGTCCACGCCGGGCAGCAGCATCCGGGCGCAGATCAGCTCCAGCAGCAGGCGGGGCGCTGTGGTGCCGCGCATCTCCACCAGGCCGTCGTGCACGATGTCGGCGCAGCGGGAGAGCGTGGCCGAGCCGAGTTGCGAAGCCTGGGCGGCCATCCGCTCTATCTGGTCGGCGGGGCCGTCGATCAGCCCCTTCGCGGCGGCGTCCGGCACCTGCTGGATCACGATCAGGTCGCGCAGCCGTTCCAGCAGGTCGGAGGCGAACCGGCGCATGTCGTGCCCGGCCTCGGCGACCCGGTCGACGGTGGCGTACGCGGCGGCGCCGTCCCCGGCGGCCAGCGCGTCGCACATCTCGTCGATCAGCGCGGAGTCGGTGACCCCGAGCAGGGCGACGGCCCGGGCGTAGCTGACCCCCTCCGCGCCAGCGCCGGCGATGAGCTGGTCGAGTACGGAGAGGCTGTCCCGCATGCTGCCGCCACCGGCGCGCACCACCAGCGGGAAGACCGCCGGCTCGACGGCGACGCCCTCGGCCTGGGTGAGCTGCTCCAGGTACGGGCGGACCACCTTCGGCGGGAACAGCCGGAACGGGTAGTGGTGGGTCCGCGACCGGATCGTGCCGAGGACCTTCTCCGGCTCGGTGGTGGCGAAGATGAACTTGACGTACTCCGG is a window of Micromonospora sp. WMMD961 DNA encoding:
- a CDS encoding DNA polymerase III subunit gamma and tau → MTLALYRKYRPRTFAEVIGQEHVTEPLSQALRSGRLNHAYLFSGPRGCGKTTSARIMARSLNCEQGPTPEPCGKCASCRSLATDGAGSIDVIEIDAASHGGVDDARELRERAFFAPANSRFKIYIIDEAHMVSTQGFNALLKLVEEPPEYVKFIFATTEPEKVLGTIRSRTHHYPFRLFPPKVVRPYLEQLTQAEGVAVEPAVFPLVVRAGGGSMRDSLSVLDQLIAGAGAEGVSYARAVALLGVTDSALIDEMCDALAAGDGAAAYATVDRVAEAGHDMRRFASDLLERLRDLIVIQQVPDAAAKGLIDGPADQIERMAAQASQLGSATLSRCADIVHDGLVEMRGTTAPRLLLELICARMLLPGVDDSTGGLLQRLERMERRLTVSGTDAPSAAAGFSPTTNPGVRPQQASPVPAAANPAPANAPTSAPPWDVDPATSPTRSAAAQSAPMSGAPMSGAPTSGAPASGVPTADSPIPVSPGASATNAGPAHASPAAPGGSAAPGSAGPGSAGPASTGPGSGGGSSASRRAVPPSAVLPDPATPVPPRPGAPAAALDAVTVRRVWPDVIGKVNRTNKRIAALMRDAVVRELDGDMLVLTVKSTVLAKMMADHSAVLTDALYEELGGRWQIRCEVAGERGGVSPSGPQRSQPAAAARPAATNATAAASPTSAPPGPSAAPDSAAAARPATAPGAATNAADGTASAPTSSVATGPTGATNSAAAVGAQTGGQSGGVAVRGGDGSGGPGARGGDGGHGAGRQGGTPPAAAADDEDDWPEAALPGGGAPVDEAKDDEDWPEAARPGGASAGRDPGVDSASLGEGSAPTSANGSGANGTGTNGAGANGSGPGGPAGAAGGGKPGVPGNPTPAARQPASAGGTPVSSAIAAARAAAAGRGARTGAAARPVADAEWAGEPPYDPDFDGPTRGGRPGGAAPAATPAYEGFDPGDEPLDEVIDEKTARESSEEQAVRLLRETFGAEKINEVDAR